CATCGAAACGAACCTTTATTGTCACGCTCGCGATCCGAATTGCCGAGAATTCCGGTCCCTATCTCATCAAGACCTTTCTCGTCGGGTACGTTGCAGCGACCATCGGGATTCATGGCAGCGCCGCGACCACAGGCATCCTCATCGGTACTCTGTTGGGATTCGCCGTCATACCTCTGACTGGCCACCTCACTGACCGCTTTGGTCGCAAACCCGTGTATCTCTTCTGGACAATCTTCCAGTTCCTCTTTATCGTGCCTGCCCTTGCGCTGATCCACACGGAGAACGCGTTCTGGATTTCAGCGGTGTTCGTAGTCTTTATCTGCGGCTCGACGCCCGGCCCATTCGTCGTGGAAACGTCTTGGTTTGTCGAAATCTTCGGGGCAAAGCGCCGCTACACCTTCATGTCGTTGGTGAAGGAAGTGGGTTCAATCTTTGCAGGGGGTCTTGCTCCCTTCATCGCCGCTGCAGTTGTGGCAGCGAGCACGGATAGCTGGCTGCCTATCGCAATCGTGATGATGGCCTACCCACTGATCGGCATCATCGGCGCAATCTTCGCGCCGGAAACCCGCGGCCGCGACCTGACCCTCGAGCAGGATGCATTCTGACGTCGGTAGTTCTGCTACTCGAAAGGACACCATCGTGGATAAAACCACTTCACTTCATGACGCAATTGCCAAGTATGTTCGCCCGGGAATGACCATCGCGCTGGAAGGATTTGGACACCTCGTCCCGGTCGCCGCCGCGCACGAAATCATCAGGCAACGAATCCAAGGACTCACGCTTGCGCGCATGTCCGGCGAATTGTTCATCGACCAATTACTGGCGGGCGAATGCCTTGACAAGATCATCATCTCGTTCATGGGGAATAGCTCTGCCGGGTCGCTGCAAGAAGTGCGCAGGCGGGTTGAAAAGCAGTATCCACGATCGCTTGAGATTGAGGAATACAGCCATGGTGGCCTCGTTGCCCGTTACCTCGCTGGTGCGTCGAAACTACCGTTCATGCCGACCAAGTCCTATCGCGGTAGCGACATGGTTGTAGGGCACGAAGGTATTCGCGAGGTCATCGACCCATTCACGGGTGAGTCTTTCTATGCGGTAGCGCCGTTGAACCCGGACGTGTCGATAATTCATGCGCAGCGCGCGGACCGCCACGGGAACGTGCAGGCCTGGGGCATCCTCGGTATGCAGCAGGAAGTTGCGTTCGCCGGACGCAAAGTGATTGTGACCGTGGAAGAGATCGTGGATGACGAGGTCATCCGATCCGACCCGAATCGCACGATTGTGCCAGCCACGATTGTCGATGCCGTTGTTGAGGTGCCGTGGGGCTCCTTTCCTTCGTCCGTCCAGGGCTACTACAGCCGAGACGATGCGTTCATCCGCCAATGGGCAGAGCTCGCGCGCGACCACGATCAGATTGTGGAGTGGCTTGACACGAACATCCACGCGACGGCGTCATATGCGGAGTGGGTCGCGCTACAAGAACCGCAGCGCTGGCGTGAACTCGCCGTCACGCCCCAATACTCGCAACCAGTCAATTACGGGAGTCGATAATGAGCACAATCGAACTTCAGGAGCATCCTGACCTGGCCGTTTCGAGGCCCTATACGAACACCGAGCTGTTGTCGGTCGTGGCGGCCCGTGAGCTCGCCGGTCGTCGCGTCGTATTCGCGGGGCACGGCCTGCCAACATTGGCCGTTGCTCTCGCCCAACAGACCGTTTCGCCCGAGGTCGAGATCGTCTACGAATCCGGCATCACGGGCGCTCATCCGCAAGAACTCCCGCGGGCCGTATCGGACTCGGTTCTCGTGTCAGGCGCGGAATGCGTCATGGGGATGCCCGCCCTGTTCAATTACATGCTGCAGGGAAACCGGATTGAAGTCGGGTTCCTCGGCGCCGCCCAGGTCGACCGCTACGGGAGTCTCAACTCATCCATCATCGGTTCCGATGTCGACGCTCCTGCGGCTCGCTTGCCGGGATCAGGGGGAGCGGTCGAGGTAATGGCGAATTGCGGGGAGGCGTTCCTCGTCATGCGTCGACACACCGCGCGAACCTTCGTCGAACGACTGGACTATTGCACGTCACCGAGTCCACATCGCGCAGCGGAGCACGCGACTGGACCGATGCCATCCGGCCGGGGTGTGACCCGGGTCATCACCGATCTGGGAATCATGTCGAGAGAACCTCCGGACGAGGAACTGCGGCTTACGAGCATCCACCCCGGTGTGCAGGTCGAAGAGGTGCGGCGCGCAACGGGCTGGGACCTACAGATTGCAGCGGACCTCGTCACAACACCGGA
This DNA window, taken from Gulosibacter molinativorax, encodes the following:
- a CDS encoding CoA transferase subunit A translates to MDKTTSLHDAIAKYVRPGMTIALEGFGHLVPVAAAHEIIRQRIQGLTLARMSGELFIDQLLAGECLDKIIISFMGNSSAGSLQEVRRRVEKQYPRSLEIEEYSHGGLVARYLAGASKLPFMPTKSYRGSDMVVGHEGIREVIDPFTGESFYAVAPLNPDVSIIHAQRADRHGNVQAWGILGMQQEVAFAGRKVIVTVEEIVDDEVIRSDPNRTIVPATIVDAVVEVPWGSFPSSVQGYYSRDDAFIRQWAELARDHDQIVEWLDTNIHATASYAEWVALQEPQRWRELAVTPQYSQPVNYGSR
- a CDS encoding CoA-transferase subunit beta; the encoded protein is MSTIELQEHPDLAVSRPYTNTELLSVVAARELAGRRVVFAGHGLPTLAVALAQQTVSPEVEIVYESGITGAHPQELPRAVSDSVLVSGAECVMGMPALFNYMLQGNRIEVGFLGAAQVDRYGSLNSSIIGSDVDAPAARLPGSGGAVEVMANCGEAFLVMRRHTARTFVERLDYCTSPSPHRAAEHATGPMPSGRGVTRVITDLGIMSREPPDEELRLTSIHPGVQVEEVRRATGWDLQIAADLVTTPEPTESELAILRELDHDRVYLR